A part of Terriglobus roseus genomic DNA contains:
- a CDS encoding cupin domain-containing protein yields MLKVIPADDSKMTVPEPGLRRQVMATTEPMMLVRHRMEPGWVGAAHSHPHEQLIYILSGEIALVVDGETYLLHAGDSVMVPGGVVHQASAAVESEVLDVFTPAREDYRL; encoded by the coding sequence ATGTTGAAAGTGATTCCCGCAGATGATTCGAAGATGACCGTGCCTGAGCCGGGACTGCGTCGGCAGGTGATGGCGACGACTGAGCCGATGATGCTGGTGCGGCATCGCATGGAGCCCGGTTGGGTGGGGGCTGCGCATTCCCATCCGCATGAGCAGTTGATCTACATCCTCAGTGGTGAGATTGCTCTTGTTGTTGATGGCGAGACGTATCTGCTGCATGCGGGCGATAGCGTGATGGTGCCCGGTGGTGTGGTGCACCAGGCTTCGGCTGCTGTGGAGAGCGAAGTCCTGGATGTGTTCACGCCTGCGCGGGAAGACTATCGCTTGTAA
- a CDS encoding acetamidase/formamidase family protein, with protein sequence MKHLLPLLLLTATLAPAQQQSATNERWQLTADFYGATRYYRLDLDQHDAAHVTGTYNGTHLTGTNTGGHLKVEGTENGNHVIVDAHQDHDALTGTVTFGEIASPLVCPFTATLVKPLPQTTPKTHEFKPTTYYRQYSALNKPVLHINSGDTIHTTTVDAGGNDENDIKRIAGGNPQTGPFYIEGAQPGDTIAVHIQKLRLTRDTAGSNDDLVQSALSPSLAIRTRDNHSSIKWKLDRVHMTASPDSGSAVLKDLNVPLHPMLGCVAVAVGPSDAPPPTGDSGYYGGNMDFNEIAEGATVYLPVINPGALLYFGDGHALQGDGELNGNALETSMDVTVTVDLIQNQRTGFPRIETPTQIIALGYSGYLDDAIKDATSNMAGWLANKYQLNPSELGQLLGVAAHYRVTEVADRNSGIALKIDKDLLNHLHPPQTPH encoded by the coding sequence ATGAAGCATCTGCTGCCATTACTCCTGCTCACCGCCACGCTGGCGCCTGCTCAACAACAATCCGCCACCAACGAACGCTGGCAGCTCACCGCCGACTTCTACGGCGCCACACGCTACTACCGCCTGGACCTCGACCAGCACGACGCCGCACACGTCACCGGCACATACAACGGCACCCACCTCACCGGTACCAACACCGGCGGCCACCTCAAAGTCGAAGGCACTGAAAACGGCAACCACGTCATCGTCGACGCGCATCAGGACCACGACGCCCTCACCGGCACAGTCACCTTCGGCGAAATCGCATCGCCCCTCGTCTGCCCCTTCACAGCCACGCTCGTGAAGCCGCTGCCCCAAACCACGCCCAAAACGCACGAGTTCAAACCCACCACCTACTACCGCCAATACTCAGCACTCAACAAACCCGTGCTGCACATCAACTCCGGCGACACCATCCACACCACCACGGTCGACGCAGGCGGCAACGACGAGAACGACATCAAGCGCATCGCCGGCGGCAATCCGCAAACCGGCCCGTTCTACATTGAAGGCGCACAGCCTGGTGACACCATCGCCGTCCACATCCAAAAGCTGCGTCTCACACGCGACACCGCCGGTTCAAACGACGACCTCGTGCAGTCCGCGCTCTCACCATCTCTTGCCATCCGTACACGCGACAACCACAGCAGCATTAAATGGAAGCTCGACCGCGTACACATGACGGCATCGCCCGACTCCGGCAGCGCCGTGTTGAAAGATCTCAATGTCCCGTTGCATCCCATGCTCGGCTGCGTCGCCGTAGCCGTCGGTCCCAGCGATGCTCCGCCCCCCACCGGCGACTCCGGTTACTACGGCGGCAACATGGACTTCAATGAAATCGCCGAAGGCGCCACCGTCTATCTGCCCGTCATCAACCCCGGCGCGCTGCTTTACTTTGGCGACGGCCACGCGCTGCAAGGCGACGGTGAACTCAACGGCAACGCGCTCGAAACATCCATGGATGTCACCGTCACCGTCGACCTCATCCAGAATCAAAGAACCGGCTTCCCCCGCATCGAAACACCAACGCAGATCATCGCCCTCGGCTACTCCGGCTACCTCGACGACGCCATCAAAGACGCCACCAGCAACATGGCAGGCTGGCTCGCCAACAAATATCAGCTCAATCCCAGCGAACTCGGCCAGCTACTCGGGGTAGCCGCACACTATCGCGTTACAGAAGTCGCCGACCGCAACTCAGGCATCGCTCTCAAAATCGACAAGGACCTGCTCAACCACCTGCATCCACCGCAAACGCCGCACTAG
- a CDS encoding SDR family oxidoreductase — protein MIAVTGANGHLGTLVVEGLLQKVPANQIVAAVRTPSKAKAFADKGVQVREADYGRPETLDAAFAGVTELLLISGNELGQRIAQHQAVVDAAKRAGVRLIAYTSLLHADTGGLLLAEEHLATEKYLQASGIPFAFLRNGWYTENFTPGIGPALQQGAFIGATKNGRLAAATRAEYAAAAVAVLTGEGHENKVYELAGDIAFTRAEFAAEVSKQTGKTIGYHDLPEQEYEKILATFLPPALATILADAEAKAANGALDDESHTLSRLIGRPTAPLADTIAAALKAPVTNSTH, from the coding sequence ATGATTGCTGTTACCGGAGCCAACGGCCACCTTGGAACACTTGTCGTAGAGGGTCTGCTTCAGAAAGTCCCTGCAAACCAGATCGTTGCGGCCGTTCGCACGCCATCCAAAGCGAAAGCATTTGCAGACAAAGGCGTTCAGGTCCGCGAAGCCGACTACGGGCGCCCGGAAACGCTCGACGCGGCCTTTGCTGGCGTAACAGAACTTCTGCTCATCTCCGGCAATGAACTCGGTCAGCGCATAGCGCAGCATCAAGCTGTGGTCGACGCAGCAAAGCGCGCCGGAGTTCGCCTCATCGCCTACACCAGCCTCCTGCATGCGGACACCGGCGGCCTTCTGCTCGCAGAAGAACATCTGGCCACGGAGAAGTACCTTCAGGCGAGCGGCATCCCCTTCGCCTTCCTGCGCAACGGCTGGTACACAGAAAACTTCACCCCCGGCATCGGCCCCGCGCTTCAGCAGGGAGCATTCATCGGAGCAACAAAAAATGGCCGACTAGCCGCCGCAACCCGCGCAGAATACGCAGCAGCTGCCGTAGCCGTACTCACCGGCGAAGGCCATGAAAATAAAGTGTATGAATTAGCAGGCGACATAGCATTCACCCGCGCTGAGTTCGCCGCAGAAGTCAGCAAACAAACCGGCAAGACCATTGGCTATCACGACCTGCCGGAGCAGGAATACGAGAAGATCCTCGCCACCTTCCTGCCGCCCGCTCTCGCAACAATCCTGGCCGACGCCGAAGCAAAAGCCGCAAACGGCGCTCTCGACGACGAGTCGCACACGCTAAGCCGTCTGATCGGCCGTCCCACAGCACCTCTCGCGGACACAATCGCCGCAGCGCTGAAAGCACCTGTCACCAACAGCACCCACTGA
- a CDS encoding winged helix-turn-helix transcriptional regulator — MAWPKSTKTIRIRKGNLFSSDCPTRIILDDVTSRWGSLVLVLLHKDGSYRFSELAYLIGGVSEKMLAQTLRALEQDGFVLRTVHATKPPKVEYSLTEMGSEVAERMLALAAYIESNVGRVMAHRAKMAQKTA, encoded by the coding sequence ATGGCGTGGCCAAAGAGTACCAAGACAATTCGCATCCGGAAGGGTAACCTGTTTTCTTCCGATTGCCCGACACGCATCATCCTTGACGATGTGACGTCGCGCTGGGGATCGCTGGTGCTGGTGTTGCTGCACAAGGATGGCAGCTATCGCTTCAGCGAACTGGCGTACCTGATTGGTGGCGTGAGTGAGAAGATGCTGGCGCAGACGCTGCGCGCGCTGGAACAGGATGGTTTTGTACTGCGCACGGTGCATGCGACGAAGCCGCCGAAGGTAGAGTACAGCCTGACAGAGATGGGCAGCGAAGTGGCGGAACGGATGTTGGCGCTGGCGGCGTACATCGAGAGCAATGTTGGCCGCGTGATGGCGCATCGGGCGAAGATGGCACAGAAGACGGCATAA
- a CDS encoding D-alanine--D-alanine ligase family protein, which produces MAKKLRVGILFGGKSGEHEVSLRSGASILNAIDRSKYEVVPIGIAKTGQWLGAGDSKALLDGVTVPALAGKKSAASKKKVESTGLTLQASAADSTAALDVVFPVLHGTFGEDGTIQGMLELADVAYVGSGVLGSSVGMDKDAMKKMFAAAGLPIVKHVTLLRSEWKASPRKCAKLIEEKLKYPVFVKPANLGSSVGISKVRERKELAKAMDEAAQFDRKIVIEEGVSGNGKLRGKGKARELEIAVLGNDDPIASVVGEIVPDREFYDYESKYDSTSTSEPVIPAKITKAQAKQLRQMAIDAFKSCDCSGLARVDFLLEEADPASKKEPKIYLNEVNTMPGFTSISMYPKLWEATGISYVELIDRLIALGVERHDERKATSFTK; this is translated from the coding sequence ATGGCGAAGAAGCTGCGTGTGGGTATTTTGTTTGGTGGGAAGTCGGGCGAGCATGAGGTTTCGTTGCGCTCCGGGGCTTCCATTCTGAATGCCATTGATCGCAGCAAGTATGAAGTGGTTCCCATTGGCATTGCCAAGACCGGGCAGTGGTTGGGCGCTGGCGATTCGAAGGCGCTGTTGGATGGCGTCACGGTGCCTGCGCTGGCGGGGAAGAAGTCCGCTGCTTCGAAGAAAAAAGTGGAGAGCACTGGGCTTACGTTGCAGGCCTCTGCTGCGGACTCGACGGCTGCTTTGGATGTTGTGTTTCCTGTGTTGCATGGCACGTTTGGTGAGGACGGCACAATCCAGGGCATGCTTGAGCTGGCCGATGTGGCGTATGTGGGTTCGGGTGTGTTGGGTTCATCGGTGGGCATGGACAAGGACGCCATGAAGAAGATGTTTGCCGCGGCGGGACTGCCCATTGTGAAGCACGTGACGCTGCTGCGGAGTGAGTGGAAGGCGAGTCCGCGCAAGTGCGCGAAGCTGATTGAAGAGAAGTTGAAGTATCCCGTGTTTGTGAAGCCGGCGAATCTTGGTTCGTCTGTTGGCATCAGCAAGGTGCGCGAGCGCAAAGAGCTTGCGAAGGCGATGGATGAGGCTGCGCAGTTTGATCGCAAGATTGTGATTGAAGAGGGCGTGAGCGGCAACGGCAAGCTGAGAGGCAAGGGTAAGGCGCGCGAGCTTGAGATTGCAGTGCTGGGCAATGATGATCCCATTGCCAGTGTCGTTGGTGAGATTGTGCCGGATCGTGAGTTTTACGACTATGAGTCGAAGTATGACTCGACCAGCACGAGCGAGCCGGTGATTCCAGCGAAGATCACGAAGGCGCAGGCGAAGCAGTTGCGGCAGATGGCGATTGATGCGTTCAAGTCGTGCGATTGCAGTGGGCTGGCGCGTGTGGATTTCCTGTTGGAAGAGGCCGATCCCGCCAGCAAGAAAGAGCCGAAGATCTATCTCAACGAAGTGAATACGATGCCGGGGTTCACGTCGATCAGCATGTATCCGAAGCTGTGGGAGGCTACGGGCATTTCCTACGTTGAGTTGATTGATCGGCTGATTGCGCTGGGTGTGGAGCGGCACGACGAGCGCAAGGCCACGAGCTTTACCAAGTGA
- a CDS encoding sugar phosphate isomerase/epimerase family protein produces MKRSISTHVFLQQRLHAGLLDAMVAAGAQSIELFAARHHFDYTDRAEVKELAKWFRSHDCRATLHQPIFETRASDWSRHVPATINLIDVEKSRRIDAMDEVKRALEAAEQIDIDSIVLHLGTANDTWSERSLDLSMTAVEHIKAFAHPLGVKTLVETLHNDVTTPEHLMDMLRIAHLDTVNVCLDIGHVNLHDMGGVQNAFAVLGNRIREIHLHDNHGEKDEHLWPGDGTVDWDVVRKGITGLKHEPVGTLEIAYEPEIDAKAMSAKAAKAFAMLEEPVRN; encoded by the coding sequence ATGAAGCGGTCAATTAGTACGCATGTTTTTCTGCAACAACGGCTGCACGCGGGCCTGCTGGATGCAATGGTGGCGGCGGGTGCGCAGTCGATTGAGCTATTTGCGGCTCGGCACCATTTTGATTACACCGATCGCGCGGAAGTGAAGGAACTGGCGAAGTGGTTCCGCAGCCATGATTGCCGCGCGACGTTGCACCAACCCATCTTCGAAACACGGGCTTCCGACTGGAGCCGCCATGTTCCAGCGACCATCAACCTGATTGATGTGGAGAAGTCGCGCCGCATTGATGCGATGGATGAGGTGAAGCGCGCGCTGGAAGCAGCGGAGCAGATCGATATTGACAGCATTGTGCTGCACCTGGGCACGGCGAACGATACGTGGAGCGAGCGATCGCTGGACCTGTCGATGACTGCGGTGGAACACATTAAGGCATTTGCGCATCCGCTGGGTGTGAAGACGCTGGTGGAGACGTTGCACAACGACGTGACCACGCCGGAACACCTGATGGACATGCTGCGCATTGCGCACCTGGATACCGTGAATGTGTGCCTGGATATTGGGCATGTGAATCTTCACGATATGGGCGGCGTGCAGAATGCGTTTGCTGTTTTGGGCAATCGCATCCGCGAAATTCACCTGCATGACAACCACGGTGAGAAGGATGAACACCTGTGGCCGGGCGATGGCACCGTGGACTGGGATGTCGTGCGCAAGGGCATTACAGGGCTGAAGCATGAGCCGGTGGGAACACTGGAGATTGCGTACGAGCCCGAGATTGATGCGAAGGCGATGAGCGCGAAGGCCGCAAAGGCGTTTGCGATGTTGGAAGAGCCTGTCCGAAATTAA
- a CDS encoding PmoA family protein, with product MYKLVALAMLSTMFSSGVAAAEVKVDVHEAQRRVDVTVDGKPFTSYIWPTSLKKPVLYPLVLSDGITVTRGFPLEPRAGERQDHPHHAGLWFNYGNVNGFDFWNNSDAITGDRVPHMGSIRQEKIVSSHSGRDSGDLTTESTWIAANGQALLRETTTFVFRQNGDVRTIDRTTKLTALEKVVFTDDKEGVLGIRVARWLESPNEKGGVFVDASGKETKVEGATGAGATGVYLTSEGKQGDDVWSTRGRWCVLNGHDPEGHQAAIAILDHPGNPGYPTYWHARGYGLFAANPLGAHIFDTKAAPMNYTVEKGQTTTFRYRVLLSPHTMTAAQANAAADTFGKANR from the coding sequence ATGTATAAGCTCGTCGCGTTGGCTATGCTCTCCACTATGTTCTCGTCCGGCGTTGCAGCAGCAGAGGTAAAGGTAGACGTTCACGAGGCTCAGCGCCGCGTGGACGTCACCGTCGATGGCAAACCGTTCACGTCGTACATCTGGCCTACATCGCTGAAGAAGCCGGTGCTGTATCCGCTGGTGTTGAGCGACGGCATCACCGTCACGCGCGGCTTCCCGTTGGAGCCACGTGCCGGTGAACGGCAGGATCATCCGCACCACGCGGGCCTGTGGTTCAACTACGGCAACGTAAACGGCTTCGACTTCTGGAACAACTCTGACGCCATCACCGGCGATCGTGTGCCGCACATGGGCTCCATCCGGCAGGAGAAGATTGTCTCCTCGCACTCCGGCAGGGACTCAGGTGACCTCACAACAGAATCCACATGGATTGCTGCAAATGGTCAGGCCCTGCTGCGCGAAACCACAACGTTTGTTTTCCGCCAGAACGGCGATGTGCGCACGATCGATCGCACGACGAAGCTGACGGCGCTCGAAAAGGTCGTATTCACTGACGACAAGGAAGGCGTGCTCGGAATCCGCGTGGCACGCTGGCTTGAGTCGCCCAACGAAAAGGGCGGCGTGTTTGTGGATGCCTCCGGTAAAGAGACAAAGGTGGAAGGCGCCACAGGCGCGGGTGCCACCGGCGTCTACCTGACCAGCGAAGGCAAGCAGGGCGACGACGTGTGGAGCACACGTGGCCGCTGGTGTGTGCTCAACGGACACGACCCGGAAGGCCACCAGGCTGCAATCGCCATTCTGGATCACCCAGGCAATCCGGGCTATCCCACCTACTGGCACGCTCGGGGCTACGGCCTGTTTGCCGCGAATCCACTAGGCGCGCACATCTTCGACACCAAAGCCGCGCCCATGAACTACACCGTGGAGAAGGGCCAAACAACAACCTTCCGTTATCGCGTGTTGCTATCGCCACATACGATGACCGCCGCACAAGCCAACGCAGCCGCGGATACCTTCGGAAAAGCAAATCGTTAG
- the asnS gene encoding asparagine--tRNA ligase → MATETSAPLTSIANIGQHEGATVTLRGWLYNLRSSGKLLFPTFRDGTGTIQGIVPKAAVPEEVFNTLKELQLESSVVVTGKVRADSRAPSGYELDVENVKVQQAVSADEPFPITLKEHGPDFLMERRHLWMRTPRQSAILRVRATIMRAAQEFFDTQDFTRTDPPILTPAACEGTSELFEMKYFEEGNAYLTQSGQLYIEATALALGKVYSFGPTFRAEKSKTRRHLTEFWMIEPEVAYADLDDLMKLAEDFLSHIVMRVLEKHRIDLKTITGGDEKAAKLEKIQAPFPKISYDEAHAMLEKAFAEGAIEKPHEYGDDFGAPDETYISNQFDRPVMVHRYPAVVKAFYMQPDPADPTKALCVDVLAPEGYGEIIGGSQRIDSYDLLKERILSHDLPLEAFEWYLDLRKYGSVPHSGFGMGIERCVAWVCGLEHVRETIPFARTLNRIYP, encoded by the coding sequence ATGGCAACGGAAACATCCGCACCCCTTACGTCGATTGCGAACATTGGCCAGCACGAAGGCGCAACAGTAACGCTGCGCGGCTGGCTGTATAACCTGCGTTCCAGCGGCAAGCTGCTCTTTCCCACCTTCCGTGACGGCACGGGTACGATCCAGGGCATTGTGCCCAAGGCGGCTGTGCCCGAGGAAGTGTTCAACACGCTGAAGGAATTGCAGTTAGAGAGCAGCGTGGTGGTTACGGGCAAGGTGCGTGCGGATTCGCGTGCTCCTTCTGGTTATGAGCTGGACGTGGAGAACGTGAAGGTTCAGCAGGCGGTGAGCGCCGATGAGCCGTTCCCGATCACGCTCAAGGAGCATGGGCCGGACTTCCTGATGGAGCGTCGGCATTTGTGGATGCGGACGCCTCGGCAGAGTGCGATTTTGCGCGTGCGCGCCACGATTATGCGTGCGGCGCAGGAGTTTTTTGACACGCAGGACTTTACGCGGACTGATCCGCCCATCCTGACACCTGCCGCGTGCGAAGGCACCAGCGAGCTGTTTGAGATGAAGTACTTCGAGGAGGGCAACGCGTACCTGACGCAGAGCGGCCAGCTTTACATTGAGGCGACGGCGCTGGCGCTGGGCAAGGTGTACAGCTTTGGGCCCACGTTCCGTGCGGAGAAGTCGAAGACGCGTCGTCACCTGACCGAGTTCTGGATGATTGAGCCGGAAGTGGCATATGCCGATCTGGACGATCTGATGAAGCTGGCGGAGGACTTCCTCTCGCACATCGTCATGCGCGTGTTGGAGAAGCATCGCATTGACCTGAAGACGATTACGGGTGGCGATGAGAAGGCCGCGAAGCTGGAGAAGATTCAGGCTCCGTTCCCGAAGATCAGCTACGACGAAGCGCACGCAATGCTGGAGAAGGCGTTTGCCGAGGGCGCGATTGAGAAGCCGCATGAGTATGGCGACGACTTTGGCGCGCCGGACGAAACGTACATCAGCAACCAGTTTGATCGTCCGGTGATGGTGCATCGTTATCCGGCAGTGGTGAAGGCGTTCTATATGCAGCCTGATCCTGCCGATCCGACGAAGGCGCTTTGCGTGGATGTGTTGGCGCCTGAGGGCTATGGCGAGATCATTGGCGGGTCGCAGCGAATTGATAGCTATGACCTGTTGAAGGAACGTATCCTGTCGCACGATCTGCCGCTGGAGGCGTTCGAGTGGTATCTGGATCTGCGTAAGTATGGTTCGGTTCCGCACAGTGGCTTTGGCATGGGTATTGAGCGGTGTGTGGCGTGGGTGTGCGGGTTGGAGCATGTGCGCGAGACGATTCCGTTTGCTCGTACACTGAACCGGATTTATCCGTAA
- a CDS encoding SGNH/GDSL hydrolase family protein, with amino-acid sequence MSFMRNVALVTATTLVVSTALLAQAAAAPAEAPKPIDAVLVKDPSTLTPNEISGLQKKLADYANLARYASANAALGPAEPKRVVFFGDSITDAWGNAALNKPTFFPGKPYLDRGIGGQTTPQMLIRFQQDVVALKPAAVLILAGTNDIAGNTGIESLEHVQDNFRSMAAIADANHIKLILASVLPVDDYPWRRGLQPAEKIRTMNAWMQQFCKDHGYTYLDYYSALTSPTGGMKPDLAKDGVHPTPAGYAIMQPLAQAAIDKTIGK; translated from the coding sequence ATGTCGTTCATGCGCAATGTTGCACTCGTTACCGCGACCACTTTGGTGGTCAGTACTGCTTTGTTGGCTCAGGCGGCTGCCGCACCTGCTGAGGCACCCAAACCGATTGATGCGGTGTTGGTGAAGGACCCTTCGACGCTGACGCCGAATGAAATTTCAGGCTTGCAGAAGAAGCTGGCGGATTATGCGAACCTGGCTCGCTATGCGAGTGCGAATGCCGCGTTGGGACCGGCGGAACCGAAGCGCGTGGTGTTTTTTGGCGACAGCATTACGGATGCGTGGGGCAATGCGGCGCTGAACAAGCCGACATTCTTTCCGGGCAAGCCGTATCTGGATCGCGGCATTGGTGGGCAGACGACTCCGCAGATGTTGATCCGTTTTCAGCAGGATGTGGTGGCTCTGAAGCCTGCGGCGGTGCTGATCCTGGCCGGAACGAATGACATTGCTGGAAATACAGGTATTGAGTCGCTGGAGCATGTGCAGGACAATTTCCGTTCGATGGCGGCGATTGCGGATGCGAACCACATCAAGCTGATCCTGGCGAGTGTGCTGCCGGTGGACGATTATCCGTGGCGTCGTGGTCTGCAGCCTGCCGAGAAAATCCGCACGATGAACGCATGGATGCAGCAGTTCTGCAAGGATCACGGCTACACGTATCTGGATTACTATTCGGCGCTGACGTCGCCGACGGGCGGCATGAAGCCGGACCTGGCGAAGGATGGGGTGCACCCCACGCCTGCGGGATATGCGATTATGCAGCCGCTGGCACAGGCGGCGATCGACAAGACGATCGGCAAGTAA